One window of the Babesia bovis T2Bo chromosome 2, whole genome shotgun sequence genome contains the following:
- a CDS encoding Serine/arginine-rich splicing factor 9 has translation MSREEESARVYVGNLPESCTQKDIEDEFGKFGKLISCDLKKNAGGSTFAFLEYEDARDAHDAIKDRDGSEYEGRRLRVETPFSAKDDGRPARRRGPGAPRRGRYIVEVSGLPPTGSWQDLKDHMREAGECAHADVFRGGVGEVSFYSRSDMEYAIDKFDGSTFKSHEGEKSKIRVRELRSHYRSRSRSGSHRRHRRHHIRDYDRSRRSPYSRGRSTDRSREREHRHRSRSGSYGRHRRD, from the exons ATGAGTCGTGAAGAGGAATCCGCTCGCGTCTATGTTGGCAACCTTCCTGAGTCTTGCACTCAGAAGGACATTGAAGATGAGTTTGGTAAATTCGGGAAGCTGATAAGTTGTGATTTGAAGAAGAATGCGGGTGGTAGTACATTTGCGTTTTTGGAATACGAGGACGCTCGTGATGCTCACGACGCCATTAAGGACCGTGATGGTAGTGAGTATGAGGGTCGTCGTTTACGTGTAGAGACTCCGTTTAGTGCTAAGGATGATGGTCGTCCAGCTCGTCGTCGTGGTCCTGGCGCCCCTCGTCGCGGCCGTTATATAGTAGAG GTGTCTGGCTTGCCACCAACTGGTAGTTGGCAGGACTTGAAGGACCACATGCGTGAGGCTGGTGAATGTGCTCATGCTGATGTGTTCCGCGGTGGTGTTGGCGAGGTTTCATTCTATTCCCGCAGTGACATGGAGTATGCCATTGACAAGTTTGATGGCTCTACTTTCAAATCTCATGAGG GTGAGAAATCTAAGATTCGCGTTCGAGAGTTGCGTTCACACTACCGTAGTCGTAGCAGGAGTGGTTCCCATCGTAGACACAGGCGTCACCACATTAGGGACTACGACAGGAGTCGCCGGAGTCCATACAGCCGTGGGCGCAGTACCGATCGCAGCCGCGAGCGGGAACACAGACATCGTTCGCGTTCTGGCTCATATGGTCGTCACCGACGAGATTGA